The Paenibacillus sp. FSL R7-0204 genome includes a region encoding these proteins:
- a CDS encoding SDR family NAD(P)-dependent oxidoreductase: MFFRNKRILIIGGTGTIGKSIAKLLLKQGPEIIRILSRDEYKQFELQDELQGNARLSYLIGDVRDYDRVLTAMEGIDYVFHAAAMKHVSFCEYNPFEAVLTNIIGTHNVIQAAKQQKVRKVVFTSTDKAISPTNNYGATKLSAEKLISSAVTPGGSGQTVFCTVRFGNVMGSRGSVIPLFVKQAREGRAITVTDLSMTRFMMTLEQATRLTVQSLQLAKGGETFILKMPVIRLKDLAEVVAEEAPKKYGTLPTTVKILEIGLKPGEKRYEELMTHEESLSAYELKDVYIVPSPYAATQSYREAVRPKPGTYSSEGEIPLTKEQVKKLASEQNLI; this comes from the coding sequence ATGTTCTTCCGGAATAAAAGGATTCTGATCATCGGTGGTACCGGCACCATCGGGAAAAGTATTGCGAAGCTCCTTCTGAAGCAGGGGCCAGAAATCATCCGGATTCTCAGCAGAGACGAGTATAAGCAGTTCGAGCTGCAGGATGAGCTGCAAGGGAACGCAAGACTTAGCTACCTGATCGGCGATGTCCGGGATTATGACCGTGTGCTGACTGCGATGGAGGGGATAGATTATGTGTTCCATGCAGCTGCTATGAAGCATGTATCCTTCTGTGAATATAACCCGTTCGAGGCTGTACTTACGAATATTATCGGCACTCATAACGTGATTCAGGCAGCGAAGCAGCAGAAGGTGCGCAAGGTCGTTTTTACAAGCACGGATAAAGCCATTTCACCGACCAACAACTACGGAGCCACGAAGCTGTCTGCCGAGAAGCTGATTTCCTCTGCTGTCACCCCGGGCGGCTCCGGCCAAACGGTGTTCTGCACCGTACGGTTCGGGAATGTGATGGGCTCCAGAGGGTCTGTCATTCCCTTGTTTGTGAAGCAGGCGAGAGAAGGCAGGGCGATCACTGTAACCGATCTGTCCATGACAAGGTTCATGATGACGCTGGAGCAGGCGACCCGGCTGACCGTTCAGTCCCTGCAGCTGGCGAAGGGTGGTGAGACTTTTATTCTGAAGATGCCGGTGATCAGGCTGAAGGATCTGGCTGAGGTTGTAGCCGAGGAGGCGCCGAAGAAATATGGGACCCTGCCGACTACGGTGAAGATCCTGGAGATCGGCCTGAAGCCCGGCGAGAAGAGATACGAAGAACTGATGACTCATGAGGAATCCTTAAGCGCTTATGAATTAAAGGATGTATACATTGTCCCTTCCCCCTATGCTGCAACGCAGTCCTACCGGGAAGCAGTCAGGCCGAAGCCGGGCACCTACAGCTCCGAAGGAGAGATCCCGCTGACCAAGGAGCAGGTCAAGAAGCTGGCATCGGAACAAAATCTAATCTAG